Proteins from a single region of Amblyomma americanum isolate KBUSLIRL-KWMA chromosome 10, ASM5285725v1, whole genome shotgun sequence:
- the LOC144108901 gene encoding uncharacterized protein LOC144108901 — translation MRASTTGLCFLGASVAFACNALLSLLLLQSTLPGSLAQSSFDKAEMDYAQGHCRKIDLPHIYRKPGEPVYFSMEGSYDHYYYCKKQRATRVDCAADLVDQICTMLAKKKIEESF, via the exons ATGCGGGCTTCAACGACGGGCCTCTGCTTTTTGGGTGCCTCTGTTGCCTTCGCTTGCAACGCGTTATTatcgttgctgctgctgcaatcAACGCTTCCCGGATCCCTGGCCCAGTCTTCGTTCG ACAAGGCGGAGATGGACTACGCCCAAGGGCACTGCAGAAAGATCGACCTCCCCCACATCTACCGGAAGCCAGGCGAACCGGTCTACTTCTCCATGGAGGGCTCCTAcgaccactactactactgcaagaAGCAGCGAGCCACTCGCGTTGACTGCGCGGCTGACTTGGTCGACCAGATATGCACG